A single window of Bacteroidota bacterium DNA harbors:
- a CDS encoding gliding motility-associated C-terminal domain-containing protein, which translates to MILLLSLVAKPVKATHLMGNDITYTCINACTIEVHQRVYRDCCSSCSQWVGLQDFQIVGANGCLGAPTQIGGWLPGNNPAQSTGWVVSEVTPVCPNTVTQCQDPNGSTIRGVQEYHRWSQWDICGTGCAAFTIEWWGQNRNGGITSGAANQGLGSFLTTINTNLGSCNNSPQFNNPPVPYMCAGQPFTFNQGATDPDGDSLSYSLGLCYTDQNVPITYDPGFSFNNPLGPSWNVVMNPTSGDVSFTPNPGNIEVGVMCVYVQEWRNGVLINTIVRDMQINVIPCPNNATPIANTVTNVVNGQGSGNGQTGITVGTCINNNLCFDIPLVDTDLGDTVTAWWNNAIPTGQFFLQNNIGIQDTISGVNPVATFCWTPTSAGTFSFLVEMRDNNCPSYGFSQFTVTIIVSNPTSLAAVQSVDCDTATICAFGFNGIAPFTYNWSGQGGLSGNTACVTNIYPGAGTYTYSVTVTDAYGCPSISTGNVVIPTVPVANAGPDILACQIFSDSIGGPSTANNTYIWTPTFGLSSSTVANPLLTLINPGPTVISGQYIVTQTSTATGCFDKDTMNITISYPAQLTFLPDNIECYGTPTGGIDMTVTNGLAPFIYSWTGPNGFTANSQDLNNIYAGTYVVSVTDSAGCVSIDSVTITQPLSPLWVALIGTDICCNGATDGLVDATITGDSPPYIYQWSGPLGFTANTQDISGLAAGMYSVTVSDQIGCVISDSIEIHEPTPVVFNFNVYDAACNGDALGIIAAEITGGYGNYGYSWSPGGQTVDSITGLVAGDYILSVSDTCFGDSLVNIYYEDFEGHSPWTLNTFTGANGADRNLWAINDGEGGEQPGNCGVTLNGDTTLHIVKLSNPNGRAEYETGGNCGTGPCPQTNVRAESPFISTVGYSALTLEFDFISLGDLLNDNCSVLYNDGGGWTVLNPSIKSLNCSPGVGQWLRSTVVLPGAANNIPNLQIGFNWTNNDDGVGANPSVAINNVRIFAPRIFSPTACVVSDTATVGEPTPITSNIVSTNVLCFGENSGVATVTASGGNGNFHYAWSNGAFGATINNLLAGQYVVTVTDTAYTPAGGPLGYLTCTHFDTVVITQPPLLVAFATATPTSCFLGSDGSVTVNASGGTPNYQYVWNTTPIQFTQTVNGLATNAYAVTVTDLNGCVANAATVVSQPSPVAVGMSMTNSTCGSPNGTATATPSGGTPGYTYQWGTNPVQTGQTATGLMAGLVQVTVTDANGCSSFGQIIVGNEPRPTLSLVSQQNIFCFGGSNGQATVAASGGRPPYSYSWSNGQTGATGTGFPAGTAYAFVTDFYGCRDTLAILFTEPTAVGGTVVVQDMGCNSTVPDGTIGILPTGGTPGYFYLWSTAPAQTTQMATGVAPGIYFVTVTDANGCTFVTSDTVRQTPSPQISMGPTAQFCEGDGGAIIFANASGTGAPYYYNWWCDSTNTFCGIDSIYDNDPLVNPDTSTWYYCYVTDLNGCLSNIDSIFVTVLPKPIVDAGIDQVICGDSAPCVVLSPTITGAGGPYTFNWSPGNSLNDSTIMNPCARPDTTTIYTLQVTAGNGCTSEVTTTDTLSSVIVVVAPIPIAEAGPDRDICFGDTTQLQGFGTGAGPAYEFQWTPSQGLSDTTIAAPWAFPPLTTDFTLVVWSNGCPSYADTVQVRVHTIPTVEAGWDREICLGDTAIMDAMAAGDSTATYTFQWSPPTGIVGPTGVEDAWASPDSSTTYYVVATTNWGCESVPDSMTVYVKPTPIADAGPNITICESDSVLLQGSYFYTTTDSAPSPSQVYFSWIPADSMNDSTLIQPLVWPTTSTVYHLQVRYNTCATEDSMIVTVIPDISLTYEADTTIICDRDSIQLHAAGGLGGAVFQWTPPHGLSDPSSPNPMASPDTTTTYHLVATEGGCSDEGEITIQVIPSPTAAYLSSLPEGCPPFEVHFTQTAENTINFIWNFGDGSTSVSNEDFPIHTYTTPGTYVVTMIAENYGACADTAQTVTVTVFDTALVDFSSNPTYPVELFLPNTTVEFTNLTIGATEYTWDFGDGFVNTELNPAHLYNQPGEYFVTLYATNALGCHSQITKGPYVVVPTDLFIPNVFSPNADGINDLFLVNYTGSQPFTMQIMDRWGVKLYAGNNKVIGWDGTNDKGEDVVDGVYFYYVKIGGKEYTGPVTLVR; encoded by the coding sequence TTGATCTTGTTGTTGAGCTTGGTTGCCAAGCCAGTGAAGGCGACCCACTTGATGGGTAATGACATCACCTATACTTGCATCAATGCCTGTACGATTGAGGTACACCAGCGTGTGTACCGGGATTGTTGCAGCAGTTGTTCGCAGTGGGTGGGCCTTCAGGATTTTCAGATTGTCGGCGCAAACGGCTGCCTCGGAGCACCTACACAAATCGGCGGATGGCTACCGGGTAATAACCCAGCCCAATCCACGGGTTGGGTGGTGAGCGAGGTGACGCCGGTTTGTCCTAACACGGTGACGCAGTGCCAAGACCCGAACGGCTCGACGATCAGGGGGGTGCAAGAATACCACCGTTGGTCCCAATGGGACATTTGCGGCACAGGTTGCGCAGCTTTCACCATCGAGTGGTGGGGCCAAAACCGGAATGGTGGCATTACATCAGGCGCAGCCAATCAAGGATTGGGTTCCTTCCTCACGACGATCAACACCAACCTTGGGTCATGCAACAACTCCCCACAATTCAACAATCCTCCTGTGCCTTATATGTGTGCAGGTCAGCCATTTACCTTTAACCAAGGTGCGACGGACCCTGACGGTGACTCGCTGTCCTATTCACTTGGCCTGTGCTACACTGACCAAAACGTCCCGATTACCTACGATCCGGGCTTTTCCTTCAACAATCCGCTTGGTCCAAGCTGGAATGTGGTCATGAATCCAACTTCGGGTGACGTTTCGTTTACCCCTAATCCCGGTAACATTGAAGTTGGTGTGATGTGCGTGTATGTACAGGAATGGCGCAATGGCGTGCTGATCAATACCATTGTGCGCGACATGCAAATCAACGTCATTCCTTGTCCCAACAACGCAACTCCGATTGCGAATACGGTCACCAACGTTGTCAATGGCCAAGGTTCGGGCAATGGGCAGACGGGTATCACCGTAGGAACTTGCATCAACAACAACCTTTGTTTTGATATTCCTTTGGTGGATACCGACTTGGGGGATACTGTTACGGCTTGGTGGAACAACGCGATTCCCACAGGTCAGTTTTTCCTCCAAAACAACATCGGAATTCAAGATACCATTTCTGGCGTGAATCCCGTGGCAACGTTTTGCTGGACACCTACCTCGGCAGGTACGTTTTCCTTTCTTGTCGAAATGCGGGACAACAATTGTCCTTCTTATGGATTTTCGCAGTTCACGGTTACGATCATTGTGAGTAATCCGACGTCGTTGGCGGCGGTGCAGTCGGTGGATTGTGATACGGCAACGATTTGCGCTTTTGGTTTTAACGGAATAGCACCCTTCACTTACAATTGGAGTGGACAAGGCGGCCTTTCGGGAAACACGGCTTGCGTCACGAACATCTATCCGGGGGCTGGCACATATACCTATTCGGTAACTGTAACGGATGCCTACGGCTGTCCCTCGATCTCGACGGGAAATGTGGTGATTCCTACAGTTCCTGTCGCCAATGCTGGCCCGGATATCCTCGCATGTCAAATTTTCAGCGATTCCATTGGTGGACCCTCCACCGCGAACAACACATATATATGGACACCCACTTTTGGGTTGTCGAGTTCGACGGTGGCCAATCCATTGCTCACGCTCATCAACCCCGGTCCTACAGTGATTTCGGGGCAATATATCGTAACACAGACGAGTACAGCTACAGGCTGCTTCGACAAGGATACGATGAACATCACGATCTCCTATCCGGCACAACTCACATTCCTTCCTGACAATATCGAGTGTTACGGAACCCCGACCGGAGGTATCGACATGACGGTTACCAACGGCCTTGCGCCATTTATCTACAGTTGGACCGGGCCGAATGGGTTTACTGCCAATTCGCAGGATTTGAACAATATCTACGCGGGAACTTATGTCGTCAGCGTCACAGACTCTGCGGGATGCGTTTCCATCGACTCTGTGACGATCACGCAGCCCTTGTCACCTCTTTGGGTAGCCTTAATTGGAACCGATATTTGCTGCAACGGCGCGACAGATGGGCTGGTGGATGCTACGATCACGGGAGATTCGCCACCTTACATCTATCAATGGAGTGGGCCGCTTGGTTTTACCGCCAATACCCAAGATATCAGTGGATTGGCTGCTGGTATGTATTCCGTCACCGTTTCGGACCAGATTGGATGTGTGATATCTGATAGCATTGAAATTCATGAACCAACCCCGGTTGTCTTCAATTTCAATGTCTATGATGCCGCATGCAACGGTGATGCGTTAGGGATTATTGCAGCTGAGATCACCGGCGGCTACGGCAATTATGGCTATTCTTGGTCTCCAGGCGGGCAAACGGTAGATTCGATCACCGGATTGGTGGCCGGCGACTACATTCTCTCGGTTAGCGACACCTGTTTTGGGGATTCGCTGGTAAATATCTACTACGAAGACTTTGAAGGTCATTCTCCTTGGACACTCAACACATTTACCGGAGCCAACGGAGCGGATCGCAACCTTTGGGCCATCAACGATGGCGAAGGTGGCGAACAGCCTGGCAATTGCGGCGTGACGCTGAATGGTGACACGACCCTGCACATTGTCAAATTGTCCAATCCAAACGGTCGTGCAGAGTATGAAACGGGTGGCAACTGCGGGACAGGACCTTGTCCACAAACCAACGTCAGGGCCGAATCTCCTTTCATTTCGACGGTTGGCTATTCCGCTTTGACGCTCGAATTTGACTTCATTTCATTGGGCGATCTGCTGAATGACAACTGTTCAGTCTTGTACAATGACGGCGGCGGATGGACTGTGCTGAATCCGAGCATTAAAAGTTTGAACTGTTCTCCGGGTGTCGGACAATGGCTGCGAAGCACGGTGGTTTTGCCGGGTGCCGCAAACAATATCCCCAACCTGCAGATCGGGTTCAATTGGACCAACAACGACGACGGGGTAGGAGCGAATCCATCTGTTGCCATCAACAACGTGCGCATTTTTGCTCCAAGGATTTTCTCTCCGACTGCCTGCGTCGTCAGCGACACGGCAACGGTAGGAGAACCAACTCCGATCACCTCCAATATTGTCTCTACGAATGTCCTTTGTTTCGGCGAGAACAGCGGAGTTGCGACGGTAACTGCAAGTGGCGGCAATGGCAATTTCCACTATGCATGGTCCAATGGAGCCTTTGGCGCAACGATCAACAACTTGTTGGCTGGTCAATACGTGGTGACGGTGACCGACACGGCTTATACCCCGGCTGGTGGACCTTTGGGTTACCTGACCTGTACGCACTTTGATACCGTGGTGATTACGCAACCACCTTTGTTGGTGGCATTTGCCACCGCAACGCCAACCTCCTGCTTCCTTGGAAGCGACGGATCGGTAACCGTGAACGCCTCTGGCGGCACACCCAATTACCAATACGTTTGGAATACCACGCCGATTCAGTTCACGCAGACAGTCAACGGATTGGCGACCAATGCCTATGCAGTGACCGTCACCGACTTGAACGGCTGTGTTGCCAATGCTGCGACGGTGGTGTCGCAACCCAGTCCAGTTGCCGTCGGCATGTCCATGACCAATTCGACTTGCGGCAGCCCCAATGGTACCGCGACGGCAACGCCTTCTGGCGGAACTCCCGGCTATACCTACCAATGGGGTACCAACCCCGTGCAGACGGGCCAAACGGCCACCGGCTTGATGGCAGGTTTGGTGCAAGTCACCGTAACCGACGCCAATGGTTGCTCGAGCTTCGGCCAGATTATCGTTGGCAACGAACCACGACCAACTTTGAGCCTCGTTTCCCAACAAAATATCTTCTGCTTTGGCGGATCCAACGGTCAGGCGACAGTAGCAGCTTCCGGCGGTCGCCCACCGTATTCCTATTCTTGGAGCAACGGTCAAACTGGCGCAACGGGAACTGGCTTCCCAGCAGGAACTGCCTATGCATTCGTCACGGACTTCTACGGATGTCGTGATACGCTCGCGATTCTTTTCACCGAACCGACCGCAGTTGGCGGAACGGTGGTGGTACAGGACATGGGTTGTAACTCGACCGTGCCCGATGGTACCATCGGCATCCTGCCAACCGGTGGTACACCAGGCTATTTCTATCTCTGGTCGACTGCGCCTGCGCAAACGACACAAATGGCAACAGGCGTCGCGCCAGGCATTTATTTCGTAACCGTGACCGATGCCAACGGATGTACCTTCGTCACAAGCGATACGGTTCGTCAGACGCCAAGTCCACAGATTTCGATGGGACCCACCGCGCAATTCTGTGAAGGAGATGGCGGGGCGATCATTTTCGCCAATGCTTCCGGAACCGGTGCACCTTATTACTACAACTGGTGGTGCGATTCGACCAATACCTTCTGCGGCATTGACTCGATTTACGACAATGATCCGCTCGTCAATCCTGATACAAGTACTTGGTACTATTGTTATGTGACCGATTTGAATGGCTGCTTGAGCAACATTGACTCGATATTTGTCACAGTACTGCCCAAGCCGATTGTCGATGCCGGGATAGATCAGGTGATTTGCGGAGACAGCGCACCTTGTGTGGTGCTTTCGCCGACCATCACAGGTGCAGGTGGCCCCTATACATTCAATTGGTCACCCGGAAACAGCCTGAACGACTCCACGATCATGAATCCTTGTGCCCGACCGGACACGACCACGATCTATACGTTGCAAGTCACCGCCGGCAATGGCTGTACGAGTGAAGTCACGACGACCGATACGCTGAGTTCGGTGATTGTCGTGGTGGCGCCGATTCCGATTGCGGAGGCGGGGCCTGACCGAGACATTTGTTTTGGCGATACGACACAATTGCAGGGCTTTGGCACAGGCGCGGGTCCAGCCTATGAGTTCCAATGGACGCCTTCGCAGGGACTGAGCGACACGACGATAGCGGCGCCTTGGGCGTTCCCGCCACTCACGACGGACTTCACTTTGGTGGTTTGGAGCAATGGTTGTCCAAGTTATGCCGATACGGTTCAGGTGCGTGTGCATACGATTCCGACCGTAGAAGCTGGCTGGGACCGTGAGATTTGCCTTGGCGATACCGCGATCATGGATGCCATGGCAGCTGGCGATTCGACGGCAACTTACACTTTCCAATGGTCACCTCCGACCGGAATCGTAGGACCAACCGGGGTGGAAGACGCTTGGGCAAGCCCGGATTCTTCGACGACCTACTACGTCGTCGCTACGACCAATTGGGGTTGTGAAAGTGTTCCTGACTCCATGACAGTCTATGTCAAACCCACGCCGATTGCTGATGCTGGGCCCAACATTACCATTTGCGAATCCGATAGCGTGCTATTGCAGGGTAGTTATTTCTACACGACAACGGATTCGGCTCCAAGTCCCTCGCAGGTCTATTTCTCATGGATCCCTGCTGATTCGATGAATGACTCGACGTTGATTCAGCCATTGGTTTGGCCGACGACTTCTACCGTCTATCATTTGCAAGTGCGTTACAATACCTGCGCCACGGAGGATTCGATGATCGTGACCGTGATTCCGGACATTTCCTTGACCTACGAGGCAGATACCACTATCATTTGCGACCGCGATTCAATCCAATTGCATGCAGCCGGTGGATTGGGTGGCGCGGTTTTCCAATGGACGCCGCCGCATGGATTGAGCGATCCAAGCAGCCCAAATCCGATGGCTTCGCCGGATACCACCACGACCTATCATTTGGTTGCGACGGAAGGTGGATGCTCGGATGAAGGTGAAATCACGATCCAAGTGATTCCAAGTCCGACAGCGGCTTACCTGAGCTCTCTGCCGGAAGGTTGTCCTCCCTTTGAGGTGCATTTCACGCAGACGGCTGAAAACACGATCAATTTCATCTGGAACTTTGGGGATGGCAGCACAAGTGTGTCGAATGAGGATTTCCCGATTCACACTTATACCACTCCGGGAACTTATGTCGTGACGATGATCGCCGAAAACTACGGTGCTTGCGCGGACACTGCCCAAACGGTGACCGTGACCGTATTCGACACAGCATTGGTGGATTTTAGCTCCAATCCGACCTATCCTGTGGAATTGTTCTTGCCCAATACGACGGTGGAATTCACCAATTTGACCATTGGCGCGACGGAATACACGTGGGACTTCGGAGATGGATTCGTCAATACCGAATTGAATCCGGCGCACTTGTACAATCAGCCAGGTGAATATTTCGTAACGCTTTATGCTACGAATGCATTGGGTTGCCACAGTCAGATTACGAAAGGCCCTTATGTTGTGGTGCCGACAGATTTGTTCATCCCCAATGTATTCAGCCCGAATGCCGACGGTATCAACGATTTGTTCTTGGTGAATTACACTGGTTCGCAGCCGTTTACGATGCAGATCATGGACCGTTGGGGCGTCAAGCTCTATGCGGGCAACAACAAGGTGATCGGCTGGGACGGAACGAATGACAAAGGCGAAGACGTCGTCGACGGCGTGTATTTTTACTACGTCAAAATTGGCGGAAAGGAATACACCGGTCCCGTGACCTTGGTGCGCTAA
- a CDS encoding SDR family NAD(P)-dependent oxidoreductase encodes MLITICRNPQSGKALEDDLCRQFPNITAKNFVADLSDFQSIQSVAQLILEQFPAIDVLLNNAGFYPDKIEYVNGIEKTLYASHLGHFLLTKLLLPALGKVAEARIINVSSAVHPMGRVERFFKQNEGMTSIKAYADAKLANILFSMGLSKRLPAGITTYSLHPGVVHTGFARTTSGFMGTMVRLFGRFLMTPEKGAATSVFLTTANIALIKSDSGKYFDKKKVAATRNKDITQENAEWLWTKTEELMSKLV; translated from the coding sequence ATGTTGATTACGATCTGCCGCAATCCGCAAAGCGGAAAGGCATTGGAAGATGATCTTTGCAGACAATTTCCCAATATCACGGCCAAAAATTTCGTTGCTGATCTTTCTGATTTCCAGTCGATCCAGTCTGTCGCCCAATTGATTCTGGAGCAATTTCCCGCCATTGATGTGCTGCTCAACAATGCCGGTTTCTATCCCGACAAGATCGAATACGTTAATGGCATCGAGAAAACCCTTTATGCTTCGCATTTGGGGCATTTTCTATTGACCAAACTGTTGCTCCCAGCGTTGGGAAAGGTCGCCGAGGCGAGGATCATCAACGTTTCTTCAGCGGTGCATCCGATGGGTAGGGTGGAACGGTTTTTCAAGCAGAATGAAGGCATGACCTCGATCAAAGCCTATGCCGATGCGAAACTGGCCAATATTCTTTTTTCCATGGGTCTCAGCAAACGATTGCCCGCAGGAATTACCACATATTCGCTTCACCCAGGCGTGGTGCATACCGGTTTTGCACGTACCACCAGCGGTTTTATGGGAACAATGGTCAGGTTGTTTGGCAGGTTTTTGATGACGCCCGAAAAAGGTGCAGCCACCAGCGTTTTCTTGACGACGGCCAACATTGCCTTGATCAAATCCGATTCGGGGAAATACTTTGACAAGAAAAAAGTAGCGGCGACGCGCAACAAAGACATCACGCAAGAAAATGCAGAATGGCTTTGGACCAAAACCGAGGAACTCATGTCCAAGCTCGTGTGA
- a CDS encoding choice-of-anchor L domain-containing protein: MTPTGFLKSFVLFVLANVAVQSGIVAQLTVRQDRTPEEMIKEIVPGKGVVIKNVRYAGMPAALGEFAYPDAKKIFASGIVMSTGKASDMAAANTNPKTSTVNGSTGDKNLYALAGGRTFDAAVLDFDFMADKDSLAFNFLFASEEYHDYVGSTFNDAFAIVITGPGMPAGKNFAVLPGTTQPITVNSINPNQNRQFYVDNNPFNLVGKINEQVKAGLNQDVLNNFSFDGMSKVFSVGCRIQPKQIYHFQMSIADAGDGTVDSAVLLEGNSLKSLEQSKHELRRQLIAAQRREDSLARVKVVEDSLRMVAEIKMLRDKLVQDSISRVKEHIRDSIARANPPAELPKEEQPEIQQADSAKIDKSENEPEILELSDNYQPRDPEEEGPRFLDLDLILFEGLEFELSPSDKVKVQEYGKKLAENRSRKLALYFPEGDPQDVRNQRFDAIHLALVQAGARPSQIFMTPVGHSSSKDVHRVEIWLSEQ; the protein is encoded by the coding sequence ATGACCCCAACCGGTTTCCTGAAAAGCTTCGTTTTGTTCGTCTTGGCGAATGTTGCCGTTCAGTCTGGCATTGTTGCCCAATTGACGGTGCGCCAAGACCGCACACCCGAAGAGATGATCAAGGAAATCGTGCCCGGAAAAGGGGTCGTGATCAAAAATGTACGCTACGCAGGAATGCCGGCCGCTTTGGGTGAATTTGCCTACCCCGATGCCAAGAAGATTTTTGCCTCAGGAATTGTGATGAGCACGGGAAAGGCAAGCGATATGGCTGCTGCCAATACCAACCCCAAAACGTCAACCGTCAACGGATCCACCGGCGACAAGAATCTTTACGCGCTTGCAGGGGGCCGCACCTTTGATGCTGCCGTTCTGGACTTTGATTTTATGGCCGACAAAGACAGTCTTGCCTTCAACTTCCTCTTTGCCAGCGAAGAATACCACGACTACGTCGGCTCCACCTTCAACGATGCTTTTGCCATTGTGATTACTGGTCCCGGCATGCCCGCAGGAAAAAACTTCGCGGTTTTGCCCGGAACGACGCAACCGATCACGGTCAATTCAATCAATCCCAATCAAAATCGCCAATTTTACGTTGACAACAATCCCTTTAACTTGGTTGGAAAAATCAACGAGCAGGTCAAAGCCGGGCTGAATCAGGATGTACTGAACAATTTTTCGTTTGACGGCATGTCCAAGGTCTTTTCAGTTGGCTGCCGCATCCAACCCAAGCAGATTTATCACTTTCAGATGTCCATTGCCGATGCGGGTGACGGCACGGTTGACTCGGCGGTTTTGCTGGAAGGCAATTCGCTGAAAAGTCTGGAGCAATCCAAGCATGAGCTACGTCGTCAGCTGATTGCCGCGCAGCGGCGTGAAGACAGTTTGGCCCGCGTCAAAGTCGTGGAAGACAGCCTCCGGATGGTCGCAGAAATCAAAATGTTGCGCGACAAATTGGTGCAGGACAGCATTTCCCGCGTCAAAGAGCATATCCGAGACAGCATCGCACGCGCCAATCCGCCAGCGGAATTGCCCAAGGAGGAGCAGCCCGAGATCCAACAAGCAGATTCTGCGAAAATCGACAAATCAGAAAATGAGCCTGAGATCTTGGAGCTATCCGACAACTATCAGCCTCGTGATCCAGAAGAGGAAGGTCCCCGGTTTTTAGATTTGGACTTGATCCTATTTGAAGGCTTGGAATTCGAACTTTCACCTTCGGATAAAGTCAAGGTGCAGGAATACGGAAAAAAGCTGGCTGAAAACCGATCCAGGAAATTGGCGCTGTATTTTCCCGAAGGTGATCCACAAGACGTTCGCAATCAGCGATTCGACGCGATCCACCTCGCGCTCGTGCAAGCAGGTGCGCGACCCAGCCAAATTTTTATGACACCGGTCGGGCATTCCTCCAGCAAGGATGTGCACCGCGTTGAAATTTGGTTGAGCGAGCAATAA
- a CDS encoding endonuclease produces MKLRTLFITCFCCWAGFVAGQISFSPAVANFSTVFQGVPSTTTVTLNNNSATDLVVEDIDFFHTDAFSLLDTSFVIAPNGSRTLTISCDPHHNINYADWMLVKSSSHPEVPNVRVFAIGKYTNTYYDATQNLWNEDLKVALKTTVTTGFVSHTYNQSRDQMYMVIDNQRVNGQGTTANTLECVYTGFIAAGYTSRTDAQTTFDLNTEHTMPQSLFSSNLPELSDLHHLFVTTATSNSERANKPFGVVANPSWTQGGSKSNSTTFEPRDTQKGASIRALLYFYFRYQDYQSFICNMEPVLRAWNATYLPDSVDKKRNDDVFAFQHNRNPFVDHPEFLDRIASLCTVDNGNQDPVADWIGDTLDFGTIPTGNTLDGFYAVANQGLSTLNLSSLTLSDPAFTFTGATTFAIAADSLAEIQLRFAPTVANQNYLATLTFSTDDPNAPTRTVYLKGSSFITAVDEAATVGGIKVWPQPANESVWIQLPNSMRKTTTVGIWNLQGQLLRTTTMPKGSLLTEMSLNGLSAGAYLLRFENEKGNFTQKLIVE; encoded by the coding sequence ATGAAGCTAAGGACTCTTTTTATCACCTGCTTTTGCTGCTGGGCTGGTTTTGTTGCCGGACAAATTTCCTTTTCTCCTGCTGTTGCCAATTTTTCAACGGTCTTCCAAGGCGTGCCGAGCACGACGACGGTGACCTTGAACAACAATTCAGCGACGGATTTGGTCGTCGAAGACATTGATTTCTTTCATACAGATGCATTTTCGCTTCTGGACACGTCCTTTGTGATCGCGCCCAACGGGAGCAGAACGCTGACCATCAGCTGCGACCCGCACCACAACATCAACTATGCCGACTGGATGCTGGTAAAAAGTTCGAGCCATCCTGAGGTGCCCAATGTGAGGGTATTCGCGATTGGGAAATATACCAATACCTATTACGACGCCACCCAAAACCTCTGGAATGAAGATCTGAAAGTCGCTCTTAAGACAACGGTGACAACCGGTTTCGTCAGTCACACATACAACCAATCTCGCGACCAAATGTACATGGTGATTGATAATCAGCGCGTTAATGGACAAGGAACCACTGCAAACACCTTGGAATGCGTGTATACCGGTTTCATCGCAGCGGGCTATACGAGCCGCACAGATGCTCAAACAACCTTTGATTTGAACACCGAGCATACAATGCCGCAATCGCTATTCAGCTCAAATCTCCCCGAATTGAGTGATTTACATCACTTGTTTGTGACGACGGCAACATCCAATTCGGAGCGTGCCAACAAACCCTTTGGCGTCGTAGCAAATCCAAGCTGGACCCAGGGCGGATCAAAATCGAATTCGACAACATTTGAGCCCCGGGATACCCAAAAGGGTGCCTCGATTCGTGCTTTGCTCTATTTCTACTTCCGATATCAAGACTACCAGAGCTTTATCTGCAACATGGAACCCGTTTTGAGGGCTTGGAATGCGACGTATCTACCCGACAGTGTTGACAAAAAACGGAACGATGACGTTTTCGCATTTCAGCACAATCGTAACCCGTTTGTGGATCACCCCGAGTTTTTGGACCGCATCGCCAGCCTCTGTACCGTGGACAACGGCAACCAGGATCCCGTTGCAGATTGGATCGGCGACACGCTGGACTTCGGTACCATTCCCACGGGTAATACGTTGGACGGGTTTTATGCGGTAGCCAATCAAGGTCTGAGCACACTGAATCTGAGCAGCTTGACCTTGAGCGATCCTGCATTTACCTTCACTGGCGCAACGACATTTGCCATCGCAGCCGACAGTTTGGCAGAAATTCAACTCCGCTTCGCTCCTACCGTCGCCAATCAAAATTACCTCGCGACGTTGACATTTTCGACGGACGATCCCAATGCACCCACGCGCACCGTGTACCTCAAAGGTTCGAGTTTCATCACCGCTGTCGATGAAGCTGCAACGGTAGGCGGCATCAAGGTTTGGCCACAACCCGCCAATGAAAGTGTCTGGATTCAACTGCCAAATTCCATGCGCAAAACCACCACGGTAGGAATTTGGAACCTTCAAGGCCAATTGTTGCGTACAACGACCATGCCCAAAGGCAGCCTGCTCACCGAAATGTCGCTGAATGGTCTGTCCGCGGGTGCGTACTTGCTCCGCTTCGAGAATGAAAAGGGCAACTTTACTCAAAAATTGATCGTGGAATGA